GACGCGCGGACCGCACGGAACTTCATGGACCGTCCTCCCCTTGATGCGCGAATGAGGCGATGCGTTCGCGAGCCGCGTCCGGCGTGAGCACGAGGATGCGATCGTCGCCGTGACGGCGCGTCAGTCCGCGATCGTCGAGGAATTGTAGGAGCGGCAGAACGTGCTTGCGGCTCGACCCCGAGAGATCGCGCGCACGGGCGACGGTGATCGTCCCGCTCGCAGCAAGCTCGTCCACCACGACGCGCGCGAAGCGCTTCACCGCCGCGGGGAGGAAGACCGCCTCGGTGCCGATGCGCACGACGTCACCACGATCGGCGAGGGCCGCCACCAGCTCGCGGTCGAGGCCATGCTCCGCCTCCAGTTGCGCGGGACTTGGCGGCTGGAGCGGCTCCTTCGCAAGTGCCGCCCGTGCGTTCTGCCAGCGGTGCTCCTGGTCTTCGGACAGCTGCGGCCGGTGCGACGGCAGCGCGAGGGCACTCCCTCGCTCCGCGAGCCGTTTCTGCGCGACGAGCTGCTCGACCAGGGCATTGAAGCGCTTCGCGGGGAGTCCGAGCGCCGAGCGCACCTCCTCACGAGAAGCGCCGGCGCGCAGCGGCGTCGTGCGATGCGCCTTTGCGCAGATACGTTCCACGTGCGTCGCGAGCGCTTCGAACGCGTCGCGCGAGAGCAGCGCGTCGCCGAGACGAACGGCGCGACCATCGGCGACGACCTCATCCGTCGCCGCCTCGCGCTCGTCGGGGGCGAGGCCGCTTCGCTCCGCCGCTTCTGCCGGCGTGCGCGGCACGTCCAGCGACGCGAGGAGCCGCGACGCCGCCGACGGTGCGGTGCGGCGCTCGAGCGCCGCGACGGTGTCCGCGCGGCGACGCAGGCGGACCGTCGCGAGATCCGCGACAGCGCCACCGCCGATCGTTTCGGACGGCGACGGGCGCCGGACCACCAGGCGATCACCGACGGCGACCGCGACCGGTGTCGCAAGGCGCAGCTGCACCCACGCGGTCTCACCGGGCCCGATCTCGGTGCCCTCGAGCAGCGCGGCGTGAGCCATCGTCTCCGCCGTGCCGACGTGCACCTTGACCTCCTCGTCGTGCTCGAGCGCGGTGCTCGCGCCCGCCAGCAGCTCGAGATGCACCGCGATGAGCGTCGTCGTCTCGAGCGAACCTGGCCTCGCCACGACCATCCCGCGCGACACGGCGTCCTTGGCGATGCCGGAG
This genomic stretch from Candidatus Limnocylindria bacterium harbors:
- the selB gene encoding selenocysteine-specific translation elongation factor is translated as MTNETTPVRVVGTAGHVDHGKSTLLTALTGMDPDRLREERERGMTIDLGFAWVTLPGGGDIGFVDVPGHQDFIRNMLAGIGSIDAVLLVIAADEGVMPQTREHLAILGLLGIDRGVIALTKRDLVDDEWAELAVADVRTALRGTALADAPLVQVSATARRGLDELLLALERVLGEAPTRRDVGRPRLPVDRSFTMSGFGTVVTGTLLDGSLAVGDEVAVLPGDIRARVRGLQTHRRSLDVARPGSRVAANLSGIAKDAVSRGMVVARPGSLETTTLIAVHLELLAGASTALEHDEEVKVHVGTAETMAHAALLEGTEIGPGETAWVQLRLATPVAVAVGDRLVVRRPSPSETIGGGAVADLATVRLRRRADTVAALERRTAPSAASRLLASLDVPRTPAEAAERSGLAPDEREAATDEVVADGRAVRLGDALLSRDAFEALATHVERICAKAHRTTPLRAGASREEVRSALGLPAKRFNALVEQLVAQKRLAERGSALALPSHRPQLSEDQEHRWQNARAALAKEPLQPPSPAQLEAEHGLDRELVAALADRGDVVRIGTEAVFLPAAVKRFARVVVDELAASGTITVARARDLSGSSRKHVLPLLQFLDDRGLTRRHGDDRILVLTPDAARERIASFAHQGEDGP